Proteins found in one Synechococcus sp. LA31 genomic segment:
- a CDS encoding urease accessory protein UreF, giving the protein MSQADAARLKLFQLVSPALPVGAFSYSEGLEVLVQQGLLAGPQDLEPWLCAELQRGAVAMEAAALGTLFSALRGGDRAAVLELDGWLLAQREAVEVRAQQRQMGQSLLLLLADLGWPLPGGAPLAWPAAFAWAALCLELGSPDLEEAYLYSWVANQISAAVRLVPLGPTQGQRLQLALAPLIAEQAAELSSSDPRQLWNGGIGAGLAQLQHAELYSRLFRS; this is encoded by the coding sequence GTGAGCCAAGCCGATGCTGCCCGCCTGAAGCTGTTCCAGCTGGTGAGCCCGGCCCTGCCGGTGGGCGCGTTCAGCTATTCCGAGGGGCTAGAGGTGCTCGTGCAACAGGGCCTGCTTGCTGGCCCGCAGGATCTCGAGCCTTGGCTCTGCGCCGAGCTGCAGCGTGGGGCGGTGGCGATGGAGGCTGCAGCCTTGGGCACGCTGTTCAGTGCGCTTCGCGGCGGTGATCGGGCCGCGGTCCTGGAGCTCGATGGCTGGCTGCTGGCCCAGCGAGAAGCGGTGGAGGTGAGGGCGCAGCAACGCCAGATGGGGCAGTCGCTGCTGTTGCTCTTGGCCGATCTGGGCTGGCCGCTTCCCGGCGGCGCGCCCCTGGCCTGGCCTGCGGCCTTCGCCTGGGCCGCGCTTTGTCTGGAGCTCGGCTCCCCCGACCTCGAGGAGGCCTATCTCTACAGCTGGGTGGCCAATCAGATCAGTGCGGCGGTGCGGCTGGTGCCGTTGGGACCCACCCAGGGGCAGCGCCTTCAGCTCGCCTTAGCCCCCCTAATCGCTGAGCAGGCTGCTGAGCTGTCGTCCTCTGATCCAAGACAGCTCTGGAATGGAGGCATCGGAGCGGGCCTGGCACAGCTGCAGCACGCCGAGCTCTACTCCCGGTTGTTTCGCAGCTAA
- the ureG gene encoding urease accessory protein UreG: protein MTASRLRVGVAGPVGSGKTALVEALCRRLRDRLQLAVVTNDIYTQEDAQFLTRAGALEPGRIRGVETGGCPHTAIREDCSINRAAVAELEAAYPGLDLVLVESGGDNLAASFSPELVDLCIYVIDVAAGDKIPRKGGPGITRSDLLVINKIDLAPMVGASLEVMERDSERMRPGRPWCFTNLQSGEGLERVEAFLLQQLPH, encoded by the coding sequence ATGACGGCCAGTCGTCTGCGGGTTGGAGTGGCAGGGCCGGTGGGATCCGGCAAAACAGCTCTGGTGGAGGCCCTGTGCCGGCGGCTGCGCGATCGCCTGCAGCTGGCGGTGGTCACCAACGACATCTATACCCAGGAAGACGCTCAGTTTCTGACCCGCGCCGGGGCCCTTGAGCCAGGCCGTATCCGCGGGGTGGAAACCGGGGGATGCCCCCATACCGCCATCCGTGAAGACTGCTCGATCAATCGCGCGGCGGTGGCTGAGCTGGAGGCGGCCTATCCGGGCCTGGATCTGGTGCTGGTGGAGAGCGGCGGCGACAACCTGGCCGCCAGCTTCAGCCCGGAGCTCGTGGATCTGTGCATTTATGTGATTGATGTGGCGGCGGGCGACAAGATCCCCCGCAAGGGAGGGCCCGGCATTACGCGCTCCGATCTGCTGGTGATCAACAAGATCGATCTGGCCCCGATGGTGGGTGCCAGCCTGGAGGTGATGGAGCGTGACAGCGAGCGGATGCGGCCGGGGCGGCCTTGGTGCTTCACCAACCTCCAATCCGGTGAAGGGCTGGAGCGGGTGGAAGCGTTTTTGTTGCAGCAATTGCCGCATTGA
- the urtA gene encoding urea ABC transporter substrate-binding protein has translation MRKTSLRLLGGATALATSITLVACGGGEQAGGDFDGEVKVGILHSRSGTMAISENTVAEAELMAIDEINAQGGVTIDGKKLKIVPVEEDGASDWPTFAEKATKLIDQDKVAVVFGGWTSASRKAMLPVFEAKDHFLFYPIQYEGQECSKNIFYSGAAPNQQAEPAVDWLLQNKGKEFFLVGSDYVYPRTANTIMKEQLKANGAKVVGEDYLPLGNTEVAPIIAKIKQAMPKGGVIVNTLNGDSNVAFFKQMKAAGITPANGYSIMSFSIAEEEIAAIGPEYLEGTYAAWNFFQSLDTPASKEFTKNFKAKYGENRVTSDPAEAAYMMVYLWAAAAEKANSVDDNKVREALVGVSFDAPEGTVTVMPNHHVEKRVLIGEVQKDGMFKILEDKGFVKPVAWNQYVPETKGYTCDWTQDRPDAGKYKM, from the coding sequence ATGCGGAAGACTTCGCTGCGTCTGCTGGGTGGTGCCACGGCCCTCGCCACCTCCATCACCCTGGTGGCCTGTGGTGGCGGTGAACAGGCCGGTGGTGATTTCGACGGCGAAGTGAAGGTGGGCATCCTTCACAGCCGCTCCGGCACCATGGCCATCTCCGAAAACACGGTGGCCGAAGCCGAGTTGATGGCCATCGATGAGATCAATGCCCAGGGTGGCGTGACCATCGACGGCAAGAAGCTGAAGATCGTGCCCGTTGAGGAAGACGGTGCTTCCGATTGGCCCACCTTCGCGGAGAAGGCCACCAAGCTGATCGATCAGGACAAGGTGGCCGTTGTGTTCGGCGGCTGGACCTCAGCCAGCCGTAAGGCGATGCTGCCGGTGTTCGAGGCCAAGGATCACTTCCTCTTCTACCCGATTCAGTACGAAGGGCAGGAGTGCTCCAAGAACATCTTCTATAGCGGTGCTGCCCCCAACCAGCAGGCTGAGCCTGCTGTGGATTGGCTGCTGCAGAACAAGGGCAAGGAATTCTTCCTGGTGGGCTCGGATTACGTGTATCCACGTACCGCCAACACCATCATGAAGGAGCAGCTCAAGGCCAATGGTGCCAAGGTGGTGGGTGAGGACTACCTGCCTCTGGGTAACACCGAAGTGGCTCCAATCATCGCCAAGATCAAGCAGGCGATGCCCAAGGGTGGTGTGATCGTGAACACCCTCAACGGCGACAGCAACGTGGCCTTCTTCAAGCAGATGAAGGCTGCCGGCATCACCCCGGCGAATGGCTACTCGATCATGAGCTTCTCGATCGCTGAGGAGGAGATCGCGGCCATTGGACCTGAGTATCTCGAGGGCACCTACGCCGCCTGGAACTTCTTCCAGAGCCTCGATACCCCTGCCTCGAAGGAGTTCACCAAGAACTTCAAGGCCAAGTACGGCGAAAACCGGGTCACCAGTGACCCTGCTGAAGCCGCTTACATGATGGTGTATCTGTGGGCTGCCGCTGCCGAGAAGGCCAACAGCGTTGACGACAACAAGGTGCGCGAAGCGCTCGTCGGCGTGAGCTTCGATGCTCCCGAGGGCACGGTGACTGTGATGCCCAACCACCACGTTGAGAAGCGGGTGCTGATCGGTGAGGTGCAGAAGGATGGCATGTTCAAGATCCTTGAGGACAAGGGCTTTGTGAAGCCTGTGGCCTGGAACCAGTACGTGCCTGAAACCAAGGGCTACACCTGCGATTGGACGCAGGATCGTCCTGACGCCGGCAAGTACAAGATGTGA
- the urtB gene encoding urea ABC transporter permease subunit UrtB: protein MDLLYDTLFNGLAIGSVLVLAALGLAVVFGLMGVINMAHGELMMLGAYTTFVVQNIFKAVLPDALFPIYILVALPCAFLVSGLAGLLLEKTVIRRLYGRPLETLLATWGVSLILQQFVRSVSSAFAIGLVVAVVAGLLIPRFTPKRWWQQRWTPLLGTGSWVLTAAVGIALASLLGGQRVLDQPWFSARNIDVTAPVWLRGSIDVGAVNMPAARLFIIALTVVALLLVNWFLQKSVWGMRIRAVTQNRTMSDCLGIPTEKVDALTFLIGSGLAGVAGVAVTLLGSVGPNLGGNYIVDCFMVVVLGGVGKLAGTVLAALGIGVLSYVVGSGSLLLVWPAMPEGLNAVITFFATTSMAKVLVFALIVVFLQIRPAGLFPQKGRMVEA from the coding sequence ATGGATCTTCTTTACGACACGCTCTTCAACGGCCTAGCCATCGGCTCGGTTCTGGTGCTGGCAGCACTGGGCCTGGCGGTGGTGTTTGGCTTGATGGGTGTCATCAACATGGCCCATGGCGAGTTGATGATGCTGGGTGCCTACACCACGTTTGTGGTGCAGAACATCTTCAAAGCGGTGCTGCCGGATGCACTGTTTCCCATCTACATCCTGGTGGCCCTGCCCTGCGCCTTTTTGGTGAGTGGCCTGGCGGGTTTACTGCTGGAAAAAACAGTGATTCGCCGTCTGTATGGCCGGCCCCTGGAAACGCTGCTCGCCACCTGGGGCGTGAGCCTGATCCTGCAGCAATTCGTGCGTTCGGTGTCCAGCGCCTTCGCCATCGGCCTGGTGGTGGCGGTGGTGGCCGGCCTGCTGATCCCCCGCTTCACGCCGAAACGCTGGTGGCAGCAACGCTGGACTCCATTGCTTGGCACAGGCAGCTGGGTGCTCACCGCCGCGGTTGGCATCGCCCTGGCTTCTCTGTTGGGCGGACAACGCGTGTTGGATCAGCCCTGGTTCAGCGCCCGCAATATCGATGTCACCGCTCCAGTGTGGCTGCGTGGCTCGATCGATGTGGGAGCGGTGAATATGCCTGCTGCCCGTTTGTTCATCATCGCCCTCACCGTGGTGGCGCTGCTGTTGGTGAATTGGTTCTTGCAGAAAAGTGTCTGGGGTATGCGCATACGCGCTGTGACCCAGAACCGCACGATGAGCGATTGCCTGGGAATCCCCACCGAGAAAGTTGATGCGCTCACGTTCCTGATCGGTTCAGGCTTGGCGGGTGTGGCGGGCGTTGCCGTCACCCTGTTGGGCTCGGTGGGCCCCAACCTCGGCGGCAACTACATCGTGGATTGCTTCATGGTGGTGGTACTCGGTGGTGTGGGCAAGCTGGCCGGCACCGTTCTCGCCGCCTTGGGTATTGGCGTGCTCAGTTATGTGGTGGGTTCTGGCTCACTGCTGCTCGTGTGGCCGGCGATGCCAGAAGGCCTTAATGCGGTGATCACCTTTTTCGCCACCACTTCGATGGCGAAGGTGTTGGTGTTCGCCTTGATCGTGGTGTTTCTGCAGATCAGGCCGGCTGGCCTATTCCCGCAGAAAGGTCGGATGGTGGAGGCTTAA
- the urtC gene encoding urea ABC transporter permease subunit UrtC, producing MADLLSSRALRRWLPWLLIVVAALVLPVLLPPFRLNLLGRFLSLGIVALGVDLIWGFTGLLSLGQGIFFALGGYALAMYLTLHELKPGELPEFFSLYGVKSLPAFWQPFGSPLFTLLAIWVIPAFVAGALGYLVFRNRIKGVYFSILTQAALLVFFNFFNGQQKLINGTNGLKTSTARLFGELIGSDAMQRNFFWLTVVFAVAAFLLCRWLTRGRFGDALIAIRDDEPRLRFTGYNTTAYKTVVFAVAGALAGISGALYTVQSGIVSPQFMAVPFSIEMVIWVAVGGRGTLIGAVLGAVLINYAKSLVSEALPETWLFIQGGLFLLVVLALPDGLVGWLRQGGPSRLIAMVGWPPRSTTYPALELDSQVLAEQEQLERRQGGQR from the coding sequence ATGGCGGACCTGTTGTCGTCTCGCGCGCTGCGTCGTTGGCTGCCCTGGCTGTTGATCGTCGTGGCAGCCCTGGTATTGCCGGTGTTGCTACCCCCCTTCCGCCTCAATCTGCTGGGCCGTTTTCTCTCGCTGGGCATCGTGGCCCTCGGTGTGGATCTGATCTGGGGATTCACCGGCTTGCTCAGCCTGGGGCAGGGCATCTTCTTCGCCTTGGGCGGTTACGCCTTGGCGATGTATCTGACACTTCATGAGCTCAAGCCCGGTGAACTGCCGGAGTTTTTCTCCCTCTACGGGGTGAAGAGTTTGCCGGCGTTCTGGCAGCCCTTTGGCTCACCGCTGTTCACCTTGTTGGCGATCTGGGTGATTCCAGCCTTTGTGGCGGGTGCCCTGGGTTATCTCGTGTTTCGCAACCGCATCAAGGGGGTCTACTTCTCGATCCTCACCCAGGCTGCTTTGCTGGTGTTCTTCAACTTCTTCAATGGCCAGCAGAAGTTGATCAATGGCACCAATGGTTTGAAAACCTCGACGGCTCGCCTCTTCGGTGAGCTCATTGGCAGCGATGCCATGCAGCGCAATTTCTTCTGGCTCACGGTGGTGTTTGCTGTGGCTGCGTTTTTGCTTTGCCGCTGGCTCACCCGTGGTCGCTTTGGTGATGCCCTCATTGCGATCCGCGACGATGAACCGCGTCTGCGCTTCACCGGCTACAACACCACCGCATACAAAACCGTGGTCTTTGCGGTGGCTGGTGCTCTGGCGGGCATCAGCGGTGCGCTTTACACCGTGCAATCGGGCATCGTCTCGCCCCAGTTCATGGCCGTTCCTTTTTCGATTGAAATGGTGATCTGGGTGGCCGTCGGTGGCCGCGGCACCCTGATTGGTGCGGTGCTCGGTGCGGTGCTGATCAATTACGCCAAGAGCCTGGTGAGTGAAGCTCTGCCGGAAACCTGGTTGTTCATCCAGGGAGGTCTATTCCTCTTGGTGGTGTTGGCCCTGCCCGATGGCTTAGTGGGTTGGTTGCGCCAAGGCGGCCCCTCCCGGTTGATCGCCATGGTGGGTTGGCCACCCCGCAGTACCACCTATCCAGCCCTGGAGCTTGATTCGCAGGTGCTGGCTGAGCAGGAGCAACTGGAGCGTCGCCAAGGAGGCCAGCGCTGA
- the urtD gene encoding urea ABC transporter ATP-binding protein UrtD, with product MTTTHAMNLLELQGVTVSFDGFLALNDLNLQLAPGELRAVIGPNGAGKTTFLDVITGKVKPSRGDVVFRGRSIVGRSEHHISRLGIGRKFQTPRVYQNLSPRRNLELAVRGPHNPIELLFGALSSEQRDRVQHLLSVVGLERQAHQSAGGLSHGQKQWLEIAMLVAQDPELLLVDEPVAGLTDEETERTADLLKQLAGDHTVLVIEHDMEFIRDLQAPVTVLHEGHVLCEGSMDQVQNDPRVIEVYLGSENPEDKA from the coding sequence ATGACCACCACCCATGCCATGAATCTGCTCGAACTGCAGGGCGTGACGGTGAGCTTCGATGGCTTCCTCGCCCTCAACGATCTCAACCTGCAGCTCGCTCCCGGTGAGCTCCGGGCGGTGATCGGTCCCAATGGCGCTGGTAAAACCACCTTCCTCGATGTGATCACCGGCAAGGTGAAACCCTCCCGGGGTGATGTTGTCTTCCGCGGCCGCTCGATTGTGGGCCGCAGTGAACACCACATCTCCAGGCTGGGGATTGGGCGAAAGTTCCAAACCCCCCGCGTGTATCAGAACCTCTCGCCCCGTCGCAATCTTGAGCTGGCGGTGCGCGGGCCCCACAACCCCATCGAGTTGTTGTTCGGTGCGCTCAGCTCCGAGCAGCGTGACCGTGTGCAGCACCTGCTATCGGTTGTGGGGCTGGAGCGGCAGGCTCACCAGTCCGCCGGTGGCCTTTCCCACGGCCAGAAGCAATGGCTCGAGATCGCCATGTTGGTGGCCCAGGATCCTGAACTGCTGCTGGTGGATGAACCGGTGGCTGGCCTCACCGATGAGGAAACCGAACGCACGGCCGATCTGCTCAAACAGTTGGCCGGTGATCACACCGTGTTGGTGATTGAGCACGACATGGAGTTCATCCGTGATCTGCAGGCACCGGTCACGGTGTTGCATGAGGGGCATGTGCTTTGTGAAGGCTCAATGGATCAAGTGCAGAACGATCCACGTGTGATCGAGGTGTATCTCGGTAGCGAAAATCCGGAGGACAAGGCATGA
- the urtE gene encoding urea ABC transporter ATP-binding subunit UrtE, whose protein sequence is MTLLDIRGLNVYYGESHILRDVDLSVAPGEMVCLIGRNGVGKTTLLKTVIGLLRQRSGDLCLQDRPLTALPPHRRARVGVGYVPQGREIIPQLTVRENLLLGLEALPGGMAKNRHIDPLVFELFPILETFLARRGGDLSGGQQQQLAIARALLGKPKLLLLDEPTEGIQPSVVLDIERAVRRIIEATGISVLLVEQHLHFVRQADRYYAMQRGGIVASGPTSELSKDVVDRFLTV, encoded by the coding sequence ATGACTCTGCTCGATATTCGTGGCTTGAATGTGTACTACGGAGAGAGTCATATCCTGCGGGATGTTGACCTGAGCGTGGCCCCCGGTGAGATGGTGTGCCTGATTGGGCGCAACGGTGTAGGAAAAACCACCCTGCTCAAAACGGTGATCGGTCTACTGCGCCAGCGCAGTGGTGATCTCTGCCTTCAAGACCGGCCGCTCACGGCGTTACCGCCCCATCGGCGGGCTCGGGTTGGGGTTGGCTATGTGCCCCAGGGCCGGGAGATCATTCCCCAGCTCACCGTGCGGGAAAACCTGCTGCTTGGGCTCGAGGCCCTTCCTGGCGGGATGGCCAAGAACCGCCACATCGATCCGTTGGTGTTTGAGCTGTTCCCGATCCTGGAGACATTCCTCGCCCGCCGCGGCGGCGATCTCTCCGGAGGCCAGCAGCAACAACTGGCCATCGCCCGAGCGCTCTTGGGTAAGCCCAAGTTGCTCCTGCTCGATGAGCCCACCGAAGGGATTCAACCTTCGGTGGTGCTCGATATCGAGCGTGCGGTGCGCCGGATCATCGAAGCCACCGGGATCAGTGTGTTGCTGGTGGAGCAGCACCTGCACTTTGTGCGCCAGGCGGATCGCTACTACGCGATGCAGCGGGGCGGCATCGTGGCCAGCGGTCCCACCAGCGAATTGAGCAAAGACGTGGTGGATCGCTTCCTCACGGTGTGA
- a CDS encoding APC family permease, with protein MLSAVNPSQAAPEVLRRSLGLRSLTLAVVTSTIGSGWLFAPLYAARFAGPASLLAWLAGGVMAFGLALVFAELGSLVPSSGALAQIPLLSHGRWAGFIGGWCAWIAYLTLPTIEVLAMVEYVASTMPWLTADGGQGQVLSAAGIGVAAVLLVLMAWINLAGVSSLARWIDGLTSWKLVVPLLVSLSLMVAAGHWSNLSLDRSVAGANLSGVVSAIGSGGILFSLLGFRTAMDLAGEARQPQRNVPLAMGLGLGISLAIYLLLQLSFLVAVPPQALGQGWSGLQLSEHGGPLVAIAMGLGMGWVVALLLSDAVISPGATAMTYMGVSARVAWMMGRLGLLPGSMGRLNRQAVPVVALLWSLAIGVVMLLAGPSWQRVVSFLTATLVIALAVGPVSLIALRQQRPQAPRAFRLPWARVLCPASFVAASWAVLWCGHSALEGAVALVVLPSLLFGLVQQRRGHQLDAAAGSWWFLYLGGLLLIAELSGRTGVLPGGEGGQLVLTALFALLIFPLAVRSRLPRTSEEAQVAVELTP; from the coding sequence TTGTTGTCGGCCGTCAATCCATCACAAGCGGCACCGGAAGTCCTGCGCCGCAGCCTGGGGTTGCGCAGCCTCACCCTGGCGGTGGTGACCAGCACCATCGGTTCGGGTTGGCTGTTCGCACCGCTCTATGCAGCGCGCTTTGCCGGGCCCGCCAGCCTGCTGGCCTGGCTGGCGGGAGGGGTGATGGCGTTCGGCTTGGCTTTGGTGTTCGCCGAACTCGGCTCGTTGGTGCCCAGCTCCGGTGCACTGGCGCAAATTCCTTTGCTCAGCCACGGCCGCTGGGCGGGCTTCATCGGCGGATGGTGCGCCTGGATCGCCTACCTCACCCTGCCAACGATCGAGGTGTTGGCGATGGTGGAATACGTGGCCAGCACCATGCCCTGGCTCACCGCCGATGGCGGCCAAGGGCAGGTGCTCAGCGCGGCCGGCATCGGCGTGGCGGCGGTGCTGTTGGTGTTGATGGCCTGGATCAATCTGGCCGGGGTGAGCTCGCTCGCCCGCTGGATCGATGGACTCACCAGCTGGAAATTGGTGGTGCCACTGCTGGTGTCGCTGAGCCTGATGGTGGCAGCGGGCCATTGGAGCAATCTCAGCCTGGATCGCTCCGTGGCGGGAGCCAACCTCAGCGGGGTGGTGAGCGCCATTGGCAGCGGTGGGATTCTCTTCAGCCTGCTGGGATTCCGCACCGCCATGGATCTGGCAGGCGAGGCCCGCCAGCCGCAACGCAACGTGCCACTGGCCATGGGCCTGGGGCTGGGCATCTCCCTCGCCATCTATCTGCTGCTGCAGCTGAGCTTTCTGGTGGCCGTGCCGCCCCAGGCCCTCGGCCAGGGCTGGAGTGGCCTACAACTCAGCGAGCACGGCGGCCCCCTGGTGGCGATCGCCATGGGACTGGGCATGGGCTGGGTGGTAGCCCTGCTGCTTAGCGATGCCGTGATCTCTCCTGGTGCCACTGCGATGACCTACATGGGCGTCTCCGCGCGGGTGGCCTGGATGATGGGTCGCCTCGGACTGCTGCCGGGTTCGATGGGCCGCCTCAATCGCCAGGCTGTGCCGGTGGTAGCGCTGCTCTGGAGTCTCGCGATCGGGGTGGTGATGCTGTTGGCAGGCCCCAGCTGGCAGCGGGTGGTGAGTTTCCTCACCGCCACCCTGGTGATCGCGTTGGCCGTGGGACCGGTGAGCCTGATAGCCCTGCGGCAGCAACGCCCCCAAGCCCCTCGGGCGTTTCGGCTGCCCTGGGCCCGGGTGCTCTGCCCCGCCAGTTTCGTGGCAGCCAGTTGGGCCGTGCTCTGGTGTGGCCACAGCGCTCTGGAGGGTGCTGTGGCATTGGTGGTGCTGCCCTCTTTGCTGTTCGGGCTTGTGCAACAACGGCGCGGACACCAACTTGACGCCGCTGCGGGTAGCTGGTGGTTTCTGTATCTGGGTGGGCTGCTGCTGATCGCTGAGCTGAGCGGCCGAACCGGTGTACTGCCGGGCGGCGAGGGCGGCCAGCTGGTGCTGACGGCCCTGTTCGCACTGCTGATCTTTCCGCTGGCGGTGCGCTCGCGGCTACCCAGAACCTCAGAGGAGGCCCAGGTGGCCGTGGAGCTCACACCGTGA
- a CDS encoding aminotransferase class IV, with amino-acid sequence MNSRAVAWMDGCWGEPQQLTLPLSDRGLLLADGLFETVLVLDGQPQLLEAHLERWQRSAMLLAMAAPPDIDALQPLINEAINRAGLAAGSGALRLNWSRGDGQGRGLDLPNAPTPHRFWLQLSPHIPLFTAQTAIVSSHERRNSASRLSRYKTFAYGQAIQARLEARQAGADDALLLSSTGELCCATAANLLIQRQGRWLTPPLSSGCLPGVMRARLLELGIAEEAALQAEPESGDQWLLINSLGCRPLSAVNGRPLGLHPDAEALWRSLL; translated from the coding sequence ATGAACAGCCGAGCCGTGGCCTGGATGGATGGCTGCTGGGGTGAGCCGCAGCAGCTGACCCTGCCACTCAGCGATCGGGGGCTGCTGCTGGCCGATGGCCTGTTTGAAACTGTGCTGGTGCTCGACGGCCAACCCCAACTGCTGGAGGCCCATCTCGAGCGCTGGCAGCGCAGCGCAATGCTCCTCGCCATGGCGGCACCACCGGACATCGATGCGCTGCAACCGCTGATCAACGAGGCCATCAACCGGGCCGGCCTGGCAGCCGGCAGTGGCGCCTTGCGCCTGAACTGGAGCCGCGGCGATGGCCAGGGGCGAGGCCTTGACCTGCCGAATGCACCTACACCTCACCGCTTCTGGCTGCAGCTCAGCCCCCACATCCCGCTGTTCACAGCCCAGACGGCGATCGTGAGCAGCCATGAACGACGCAACAGCGCTAGCCGCCTGAGCCGTTACAAAACCTTCGCCTACGGGCAAGCGATTCAGGCCCGCCTTGAGGCGCGGCAGGCGGGCGCCGATGACGCGCTACTGCTGAGCAGCACTGGCGAGCTCTGTTGCGCCACCGCAGCCAACCTGCTGATCCAGCGGCAGGGGCGTTGGCTCACCCCGCCGCTGAGCAGTGGCTGCCTGCCGGGAGTGATGCGCGCACGGCTACTCGAGCTGGGCATCGCCGAGGAGGCTGCGCTGCAGGCCGAGCCCGAATCGGGCGACCAGTGGTTGCTGATCAACAGCCTGGGCTGCCGGCCCCTCAGCGCTGTGAATGGCCGCCCACTTGGGCTTCACCCCGACGCCGAAGCGCTGTGGCGAAGCCTGCTGTGA
- a CDS encoding anthranilate synthase component I family protein: MPACTRLPLAWRSPTSLAPLLAAHWGHEGLIWLDGDGTPLGRWATLAADPLEQHCCRGLPGEPGATDPFAVLSQLGPGHWCGWLSYEAGAWVEPGNPWKPDTMATLWLARHDPVLRFDLLEQRLWLEGQDPERLEAMARWLAGLPEPGEVNPLQPPVLPVESWYGHSDPASFASGVERIRALIAGGDLFQANLTACCSAALPEPSQAGGAAALALFERLRQRCPAPFAGLVVAGEGASSEAVISASPERFLQVSATGLVETRPIKGTRPRHRDADRDADQAAELVCSAKDRAENVMIVDLLRNDLGRVCVPGSIHVPQLVGLESYPQVHHLTSVVSGQLQPGRTWADLLRACWPGGSISGAPKLRACQRLAELEPVARGPYCGSLLRRDFDGSFDSNILIRSLLLRGQQLRCHAGCGIVADSDPREEASELGWKLNPLLEALA; the protein is encoded by the coding sequence ATGCCCGCCTGCACGCGCCTGCCGCTGGCCTGGCGCTCTCCTACCAGCCTGGCTCCCCTCCTGGCCGCCCATTGGGGGCATGAAGGCCTGATCTGGCTCGACGGCGACGGCACGCCCCTCGGTCGCTGGGCCACCCTGGCGGCCGATCCGCTGGAACAGCACTGCTGCCGCGGCCTGCCGGGGGAGCCGGGCGCAACCGATCCTTTTGCGGTGCTCTCCCAGCTGGGTCCAGGCCATTGGTGCGGCTGGCTCAGCTATGAGGCGGGGGCCTGGGTGGAGCCAGGCAACCCCTGGAAGCCCGACACCATGGCCACCCTTTGGCTGGCTCGCCATGACCCGGTGCTGCGTTTCGACCTTCTGGAGCAACGGCTCTGGCTTGAGGGGCAGGATCCAGAGCGGCTGGAGGCGATGGCCCGTTGGCTGGCGGGTCTGCCTGAGCCAGGGGAGGTCAACCCCCTCCAGCCTCCGGTGCTGCCCGTTGAGAGCTGGTATGGGCACAGTGATCCGGCCAGCTTCGCCAGCGGGGTGGAGCGGATCCGTGCGCTGATCGCCGGCGGTGATCTGTTTCAAGCGAACCTCACCGCCTGCTGCAGCGCAGCACTGCCCGAACCCAGCCAGGCCGGTGGCGCTGCAGCGTTGGCGTTGTTTGAGCGGCTACGGCAACGCTGCCCCGCCCCCTTCGCCGGCTTGGTGGTGGCAGGCGAAGGGGCCAGCAGCGAGGCGGTGATCTCCGCCTCGCCCGAACGCTTCCTGCAGGTGAGCGCCACAGGGCTTGTGGAAACCCGGCCGATCAAGGGCACCCGGCCGCGTCATCGCGATGCTGACCGCGACGCGGATCAGGCGGCGGAGTTGGTGTGCAGCGCCAAAGACCGCGCCGAAAACGTGATGATCGTGGATCTGCTCCGCAACGATCTGGGCCGGGTGTGCGTGCCGGGCTCCATCCACGTGCCCCAGCTCGTGGGGCTGGAGAGCTATCCCCAGGTGCATCACCTCACCTCGGTGGTGAGCGGACAGCTGCAACCGGGTCGCACCTGGGCCGATCTCTTGCGGGCCTGCTGGCCGGGCGGCTCGATCAGTGGTGCCCCGAAGCTACGGGCCTGCCAGAGGCTCGCGGAACTGGAACCGGTGGCGCGGGGCCCCTACTGCGGTTCCCTGCTTCGGCGCGACTTTGACGGCAGCTTCGACAGCAACATCCTCATCCGCAGCCTGCTCCTGCGAGGGCAACAACTGCGCTGCCATGCGGGTTGCGGCATCGTGGCCGACTCCGACCCCAGGGAGGAGGCCAGTGAATTGGGCTGGAAACTCAACCCACTGCTCGAGGCCCTGGCATGA